The following nucleotide sequence is from Aedes aegypti strain LVP_AGWG chromosome 3, AaegL5.0 Primary Assembly, whole genome shotgun sequence.
gatgatgaaataggctcaaacatggcgatggcacaaatctcccaaatggcggggaacgtgcctctggagccggccttctgataccttctgatacctgatggtAAAAAATAAGTCATAATAtaaaagcaatttgcttcagaCATTCAAAAAGTCATTAAAACtctagaacaaaagaaacgaatTAACACCATTGAAGGTATACCGACATGTTAAAAGTTAATTACTTATTGCCTTATTGACTGAATCTTTGATGTACTGTCCAATTTGTTTTCTTAGCgttaaaactttgcaactagacgaATAAAAATGTGTGTTTTTTACTTAGTAAATTGgtgttttcatgaaaataatcacTCGTTTATTTTCTTTTCCATAAAGCTTTcctattttatcaaataaggctTATACAAACTTCAATCAAATATATATATACAAACTTCAATAACATTTGAAGAGTGGAActgaagctaagaaaaatgaCACAGGATATCGAATTTTCCAAGTTTAGTCCGTAAGTTATAAGTCGAAAtattgtttgttgaaaaatgttactCGTTATTGATCTTGTTCATGTGATATTACTTGTGGTTCTCGGTGATAGATCTGTGACAGATTTAAGAATATCAAAATTacatcaaattttgaagctggattcagatttggaaaaaaaatatcaaaactattATCAATATGTTATAGAGAgcaaaattttatcattttgataCGATTTTGACATTATATTTGGTGATCCAAATCCAGTTAATTTAGTTCATGGAAGGTTCGTTATTGTAAGTGAATCAGGGATTTTTCGGCTGAAATATGTAACGGCTTACACTGAacgataaatttatttattttcctttgTGTATAATTTACTCATTCCTAACAGATGATTCAAATTCTGTACAATTTAATATAGTTACTCTTCTATAGCATATCCAGTTTTTGTTTTCGCATGGTTGAAATCAAATTTCTCTATTAGTGTCAAATAATCCTTATTTCCGAAATTAGTTTTCCCAAACAACTGCTAAattacagtggcccaatttcatattcgtacaggatactgattccacatcaagttagtaaaaaactattaaatgaagtattgagctacaaatactttatccatattgaaggtaataggtgtcatctattgtttgccaatcacaaaatgtttccatttacattcatattgggttaataaaaaagtattgaattgatgtctaaaattcacccaattccatattcgtacacctaccaaaattcaaacgcacaacgttcaaaactaaatttagaagctctatttaaTTACTGAAgggctttattatgatgttcagatgtagtgaaatacatttggacaatttattagaggatatatataaaatttaggtaaaattatgataaatgccagttttccaatgatttttgctataaaatccaataattcgaacaatatcgtttatttttgtcattggatccaatctatagattatactcgtaagctctgatagaaatttagttaaaatatatatactttacagaaatcataaacagtttttatcccttttgagttcagaaaattgttgtgccataagttcaaaactcttctaaaatgatatttttaatcaatgtaaaccaaattttcattctaaacaataggtaaatgataattttgaatttgtctgtaaaaataatttgaactacgaacttcgttttacaataaagtaccctaaactacgctgtacatacctccacataattgatgtcatcgtaatattcaattatctttgaaataatatttaaattatattcaaaatagcattctattttgcaatttattgattttataagaaaaatacaaaattacttgaatgagcagagagcattgatacactatttaatagaatatatcctgttgttttcatcattttaaaaacacgtttgttttgcggttatggcaataatatttattctataaatctctataatcatgtttggtagtaaaatgtaaattaaaatgataactacgcaatgttttgataggaacattaactatggattatgtatatacatttaggagccaaacataaagaaattgactaaaatttttggttttggatttgttataaatattatattacctaagattcaaaagtataagttgtcgatatccactcttagctactctaaaactgattataattttttgaaacttgtgcaatattcgcagtcatcattcttaaggaagtgatgttgaaaaaaatgcaatttattgttcgacttaccgaatattttagcataaaacatgggaaaactggtattttccttaaatttacttaagtttcaaatatatccgtttataaattttccaaatgtattctattGCATCTGAACAACAAAACGAAGTGCTTAAGtagtcatctagtccattaaaaataagttttgaatgctgtatatttcttttttgttaggtgtacgaatatggaattgggtcaattatagacacaatctcaatacttttccattattccaaagatttaagcaaatgaatacagtttgtcattgccaaacaatagatgacacctataaccttcattattgataaagtatatcgaagtccatgcaccatttaatagttttataccaacttgatatgaaaacagtggcccgtacgaaaatgaaattgagccactgtaTAGCCAACTGCAGGTTGgtaaacacatacaaaaaagtCTGCTCTCATTCGAAGGCCCATCGCAGAAAGAGGAGGTGCAAAGTGGTGTCTTTTGAGACTCTATGCTAGGATTAAATAAAGAATATTACGCCGAAGAGAGCGCCGATACAAATCAAACAATACGTAACTACGTAGGAAACAAGGTGTCTCGATTGGATCTACTAGAAGCGCACCGGTGCCCAGCAGCCGGTCGTTTCGTCTCGCCTAAAGTAGTGCGGGTTGTTATTCCGGAACACCGTGACCGCCGGGAATTGGTTGTCCTGGATGTATCTAAGTGTGGCACGGACCTGAGAGAAGGGATGAAAGTTTTAGCTTGAATTCAGTTAACAGTGAACAGCAGTATGCTTTATGGCAACTGGGTGCATGTCTCGGCTTAATGCCACGATAACTCACTTGCATAGCAAAGTGGGGTGGTTCAACTTCGGGACTAGTGGATAGATGTTGAAGGATGAACTCGTCGCTCTGCGACAGCCAAAGGTCCACCCCGCGCAGTGGATCGTAGTTGAACGGGCCGATTCGGAGCATTCCGACCGTTGAGTCGTAGATGTCGAGCACCTGAAATACAAAATATCATTAATAGAAGGTATGGGGATTATTTGTGATGAGATCGTTACCTGATGGCCCCCAGTGAAGTGTCGTGCCATGCGCAGCTGAAGATCGGGCCCCTTGTCTGGGAATGTGGCCGGGAATATTTCTCCGGTTTTGACGTTCACTCCGATCCCGTAGATGATTGGCCAGTTGAGATCCCCCCGGAGGATGGTGTTCAACTCGCCGACGCAGGCCTGCGTCAAATCGATCTCCAGTGGGTGCTTGTGGAACGATTCTGAAATGGGAAGAGTTTGAAACGCTTTAGAAAGAAGAGCATTAACAGTTCAGAATGAAGGAATTTTGTTCtgtcggaatttgagacaaaacggtatgtcGCTATATACTGCTTTCATTGCTGTTTcgttggaaaacttttttcgcaTGGCATTAAAGCTCCCGGAAgactaccgaaaaaaaaaatcctaaatttatttttgaagtcaCACTCATCCAATGCCGAAAGTTATCGGATTCTTAGATATCtcatggtcttatccactggtgtactaaaccagctcggtcgaagaattttgacactagagcgggtccagatcacgtggcgaccatacgggagcgtgccccgctcaagtgtcacaattctcagaccgagcaaatttagtacaccggtggattagaccattctctcagaatcagtATCATATCAAACGACATAATTCACTGTCACAATCGCTTTAACCGCCTCCATAGCAGAGCCAAGACGACGATGGAACTAGATCGTTGATTGGAGTCAATTTTTTGATTTAATTATTTTCTAATTGACCTTCACCGGAGCAAGCGCAGTGTGCGAGAGATGGACCGCGGCACCCAGTTTTGCTCACTCGTGGCCTTTTTCTCCGCTATACAGAACATTTGAATGAACTGAACGATGAAGATTTAATTAAGTGCCCCCCTGCGTCGTCGCAGTCTTTGGCGTGGTCACCAAGCGTTGATTGACCGACCATCCATTACCAGAgaccatgggcgtagccaggatttctgTCAGGGGGGAAGCGATCTCTAAAGTTAATTCACGACTTTCACGCAAAACGATCATTGTATAGGTACAACTTTGCACCCCTTTTTCGTGAACGTTAAATTATGCAGGAAATTTACCCTGGTTTTGCTTTCACTGAAAATAAAGTGGAGCCCGAATCGCATCTTGATTCAAATTGTTGACCAACTATGTAACGGCCATCAAACGCATTGGAAAATGCCGGATTGGAAAAAGTCTGAAGATTCTATTAGTAGGAGGATCAGTTTGGCAATGTCCAAGCCTGCTTCTGAAATGTAATATAAATATTTCATacagttcctccgagaattcctttaggaagaTTCCACCAGTATTTACAGATTATTTCTGAATGTCTGCAGGCATCTCTCAAATATTCCTCCAATGAACCTGACAGAAAACCTTCCAAGAAAATGTCTAGAgattcctgtagagatttttaaggatttgttttaaatttcccTTTTTGTATTATTCAACGAGTTCTTCACGAAACTCCTAAATGTATGCTATAAAATTGATTGCTTTAATTACATAACGCATTAGTTTGTAAGATTTAGAACTGTGGTTTTCAACCCTGTTTGTCTCCTTCTAcccttttaaaaatttcataaccATCATTCTCTCCACGAAATTGATATCTTTATTTTGAATGTATGAATATTATCTATTTAATTACTTGGAACTATGATAAATTTCTACTCATTTTGTAACAAATTAGTGTATGGTTTTGGGAAGAACCGTAAAAATGTTTAGAAAACTTTATAGGCGCCGTCCactaattacgtaacgctctagggggaggcaGAGTAGGCTCAAGTGTTACAGCtcgtataaaaatttaaaagttttcgtacaaaaagcgttacagaaGGAGGGGGAGGagattacgtaataaatggacgctgccataCCGATAAAATAATTGATACTGCATACACTGGGTGTTCAATAAGTTCGAACACAACTTTCTATGATTGTGTAGGTGCGCAccacgttcttcttctttttcttggcattacgtcctcactaggacagagcctgcttctcagcttagtgttcttatgagcacttccacagttattaactgagtatTAATGATTTCCTCTCACCCCAGTCTAAGGCATAGATCCTCCGATCacgtcttccttcggaagggaagtagaGCCGTTGGTCCCGGCCCGTGTGTTGATGGGTTCGATATGTAGGGTCCCAGGTGAGGCCTAGTACCAGAAATATGCGGACGTAAAACTACAACCGATGCCAAAAGGTGTCGGTTGGACAGaaaaagagaagaagaagaaagttgTAAGCGACTCAGTGACATATTCCGGCATTTGAAATCCCACGGGTTAAAGcggaatttcattttttttattagtatcattttaaacattacattcatttctcatatctaggtgttctgtgttattagacaacactatcatcctaatttggttaaacaaatttaagattttattaccattttgttaacaacatattacatttcatttgccgtagcagatcagattttttacaggtgagttgatttcacctgcttataagagaaaaaaaaacgctttgaatattcttaacctaacttaaccaaaacatataacgcattaatcgtggcaatagaagattgttacgatttttgcctgaaattattaattattttatttgacatttgtgccaatgtttcaacattggatattctatgtaactcattggtactataccagggaggaagcttcagaatcattttcaaaattttattttgaattctctgcagagctttctttctggtattacaacagctagtccatattggtacagcatacaacatggctggcctgaaaatttgtttgaatatcaaaagcttgttcttaagacagagttttgattttctattaataagtggatagagacattttacatatttgttacatttggcttgaatccCCTCAATGTGatctttgaaagttaaattcttatctagcatgagccctagatacttaacttcatctgaccactTATCACTTATCAAGGTTTCAaggtcagatgtgaaaatattgtataatattggtcccaaaatgctgccttgaggaacaccacaccagctcttacaggaagtctttcagatttggagttctgataattaacctgaagtgtacgatttgacagatagctttgaattattctaacaatgtatgttggaaaattaaagttttttaattttacgatcaaaccttcatgccaaacactgtcgaatgctttttctatgtctagaagagcaagaccagtagaatagccttcagatttcttggaacggattaaatttgttacacgtaagagttgatgagtggcggaatccaaactgttcattggcaaaaattgaattttcgttgatgtggaccatcattctgttcaaaatggccttttcaaaaagtttactgatggaggaaagcaaactgattggacgatagctagaagcttctgcaggatttttgtttgattttaaaattggaacaaccttagcatttttccatttgtcaggaaaatatgctaattgaaaacatttgttaaatatatcaactaaaaatgataagctactttctggaagtttcttgatgaggatgtagaaaattccatcatcgctaggagctttcatatttttgaattttttttaaaatagaaGTGAGaatcttccaaatcagtcacacaggcattttcgaaaacgttctcttgattgagaatattttcgaagtcctgaataacttgattttcaattggactagtaagtcctaaattaaaattgtgcgcactttcaaactgcatagcaagtttttgagctttttcgcaattagttagtaatcatttgttttcctctttcaatgccggtattggcttctgagtttttttttcaaaattttagataatttctaaaagggcttagagccagggtccaattgagaaatcttattttcaaaatttttgttttggcaccgacggcactgagtaatttcctccaggttcctagaaatgttcccacgtcacacggataTCGaaaataagttttgcttttttttagagcttcaatattatttagttcttttttgttaaagtgaactaaataatattcttgagaaagccctttccgaacaatgccagattggattctctttttcataatgattacttggactggggaaaatccaagtaaatcatttattccatttttggtCTCTTcatgtgacttatagtcactagagagacctttcaagacaactttgaacaaacgttcagttttgtcgtcataagtaaaaaaaattgtgcttcttctcttcaagatgtttgagaagaagttcgcgatctttaagagtttccggcaaaacgcgacagtctcctttctttgcgatttggaagaaaaccttgattcccctaatggagttcaagatctcctgccttaaTCTCCCAAAATCGGAACAACTAACCACGATAGGcgacactctttgcttcctcacttgaatcaaagaacctgggctagaggctgcttcgatttggtgttcggaaaatttgtctagagcaccgaactgattgctcatttcgatacaattattcatttcacccttggaagaaagttcgcattccggagaaacgtccttttttccattcttgccacgtttagtgacagctttaaatcccacttttttggaaggaagctgtgaattcagagattcacccttccttttgtttgttgttgataccatgtttagttaataaacgaaataaGACGTGACCTCCTGAGAGATTTTtgccaagacggtgtccaagaaggattaccaccgctcgctttcgccaacgggtccaacgacaaatcgaaggcacgggtccaaacaaggatcgtaaagggattagcactgaaaagtactgtcttattgctttaggtagtttaaaaaaaaaacttccaagagcagagagaattcgtgtacgcacagcacgaaagtACGATGcgtattgttttttattttcataatgttGTGCAATATATGTCgatcgatgtacagaaaaccgattccgatttaattgataaattaaaaagatattgcatgtacaaggtgtccactttataaaataaacagtcTTTATTGACAGTGTAGAGCTACGGGAACTTCTGTTGAGTGTTGAACTACCGTCAGTTAAAAACACCTAAATAAAGAAGATTGCTTCAGAACATCTGCTAGAAATTCACTCAGTAAATCTCTCAAAAATACGTCCCGGGTTTCAAGCTAAACTTAGTTCAAACATCTCGACGAAAAATAACAGCCGTAATATGgtttctgatttttattttacagGATTTTTTGCACAAATTTCCTCTGTCATTCTGAGAAAATAATTCAGACAGTTCGTGTTGGGAAGAAGTACAATTTGGTGCGATAGACCAAAGATTTAGAACAGCATTCTCGATAGCAGCTTCAATactaaatttcattttatttcacttataaatatatttaaaatctaGCTTGTTTATACGAACATTATGGTTATTTCATTCGCTTTATCCACAAACCATCCTCCTACCAACAATGATTTCTAAACAAAATACGCTTTCGCATCGTTGCCGGTTTCACAGCAGATTCCATCTCCAACAGTTCGTCTCCATTTTTGAATCTTTGATTTTGAGATCAGAACAAAGTTTCTCATATgaataatattaaatattttgagGAAACCTTAAGACTTTCTTTAAAGCAATCAAACGATTTATTTCTTGACAAATCAACGCGATACGTTTTGGTTGTGATTTCTGTAGAGAATCTTACTATATTACTTGTAGTATTTGTGGTtaaatttttgacgattttttgaaggaactctCGAAATTTTCCGGATTCTCTATAAACATATTTGGGGAACTTCCCAAGAGAACCCCAGGGAGAATTCCTAGATCAAATcgttgaacaaatttttgacgAAATCCCTAAGAAATACTTTGAGAAATATTTCGCagcttaaaataaaaatatccagctgaaattcctaaacaaattttaaaacttccGTTCTGGAAACTAGTTTGAGGAAActgaatatttgaagaaattcttaagaTGGTGTTCAAATACAATTTAAGGCAAATTAGTTTGAAGAATCTTTTGAGCAATTTCTTTAGGTGTTCCTTTCTTAGGCAATGCTTGTCGATGTAACTAGTGAAATTAATTatcgaatccttgaaaaaatcctggaatcaTTCTTGTAGTAGGTATCATTTGATTATTTTATCAGTTTCTGGTGATATTTCTCAAAATGATCATAGAGCGATGAGTTTGGTACACCGTAAAAGTTGCAGAAGAAAAATTAGAGGAGTAAGGAGCTCTGAATGAGTTCTTGGAGGATGTGTTAAAGGTATccctataaaaaaatatatgaattgcGTTTTATTAGGGATTTCCGCAGAAAATGCCAGggatttttataacatttttgaagatatttagTTTTCAGGAGcaatttgtaaaggaatatcttgagtagacctgttcatatttgagaacatgtctggaaatctaccggtcaagcagtattccgaATTCTCATGACAAGAAcgatgtctggtcaaattttcagctcattagataaagatttcagtatgcttcaagttaaaaatgtgtttttgggcttatttcaaggtttgaaaaaacaTAACTTGCATGTGGAAAATCTAAaacacttgctattaccactatttgaaagctaattctattctgctaaagtttgtcgaacacgctaataagattaaattgagttttaacactGTTTGAGCCagatttgttctccacagtacccagaaatcacAGTTTTCTTAATATACATGGTATATCAAACACACAtcgacattatttttttctggccCTAGTCAActggaatcaaacataatatatttattattttatcgatcatcaacagcttacatgttgcttaaggcaataaattacaataaatgcccaaagatcgaacatcgcatcgcaacctgataatagttaaatcatgcatggcacatgtaccgaaaacgaatgaattgaacaagttagcattgctttttctttccgggtgatgattgttttgatcgcatttcactaaCCAGTTAGaatgatttgaaaacaatcatcatcatcgactgagaaaaggcagtgctaacgtgttcatttttttatatactttgaagctcacggttgtgctcttggctcacccacaatGGATTTACAAATGGTCGGCGTTCTgttaaaccgcaccaagtgccatttttccccaaattgagttttttacacCAAAGGACTTTAATAATCATAACCTCTCTACCATAAAAACATCGAGTAATTTGAACCGTCCCTTGTAATCTTAGatcacaaattttctttggaaggaCACGTAAAACGGTAATTTTGTGCAGCTGTAgtgaaccataaaccaacgcatgtcatcagagggaattcatttttcagatataaagctattttttttacaattaccTTTTATATCCTtacaatttatccattccaAGCAACTCATAGACATAGAGGTCTGTGAAATTGGacagcaaataaaaaaaatcaatattgttTCGGTGGAGTTGATCTATtgtctttgaaattttattaagtttaaattaaccattttttcggcacacaacagctaacagttagactttgtggagaaatttatatttttacaaatatctgGTAATTTATGGCCATCAGAGGCGTTTGaaatcactgttggccttaagtgttcggaatatgagtcaaatcggtatatatattttatcatgatcactagatttccatccttgttcCTGATGAACACTTCACGCATTGAACTGTGAACTTGATCAGCAAAATTTCACCAAATGGGAGCAACTTGGTGCGCAGAGTGAactcatggttttcttcgatcattagAATCTATGTATGAACATGTATGAAATGTGCTTCATAATAACCTATTTTTTACTATTAATTTTCGAGagataaatggtaactttgaacgggattgacttttagatatgcatagtcatcatgtctggcaaataaaaatccgaaatttctATGCAGGCATGCTTTTTAGTGAAAACACTCCCCGAAAacagagattttcaagaacctcgagacaCAAACTTCGTctaaactatgttaaaacttgctccaatcgtAAAATCGTGTTCGGcgaaagttcgtagaattggataaactattatgtagaggtatttccggTAAGTTTCGATGTTTCGTTTGGTAGTTATGATTTATTTAAGCTTagaaatagcccaaaaacacataattgatttgaagcacacctaatTTTTcgccaaattgactgaaattttggccagaagttcatttcgacatgaaaaatcaaagtatgtgttgactggggagtttccagacatttttgaaaatacgaaTAGGTCTAATCCTGAGGAATAACCTGCCCCCTGCCTACGCTCATGTCATATAAGGCAGCACTAGTCATCAGACCCCATGTAATGCATTTACACGGTTCAATTGTCTTTCTCGTGAAACGCAGGAGAAATGTCGTAGAAGTGCCATGTAAGCAAGATAAAATTCAATTGAAGACGATGGCTTTCATTGCATTAAATGGGGGTGCCACGTATTATTGGAGTCCATCAGCATCATATGATTCACACGTTGCGTTCGGGTGTGTTCCATTTAGAAGCACCCCGGCAGTTAATGGAATTAATGGTGCTGGAATTGAATCACACTTTGAAGGCGGCAAACGCTGGTCATTCATGGCATATTTTGAGGGAGCGAACGAGCCGCGACTGATGGGATTAATGGACATTTATGGGTCTTGTTTCTCTCGAGTGGTGTGATTATGCGGTTTGACTAATTTGTAGTTAACTTGTTGATGGTGGCCTGATGATGGCGGTGGTGCAGTCGCAGTGAGAGGGAGAGAATATAATTAGGTTAAGTCAATTGGACAGATGGGTGTTAGTTTTTTCAATGAACGACTTGCTTGGACTTGTAGAAAAAACTGTTTGCTTTATTATCTAGCAAGATATTGAATGTTCGTCTTTTTAATGTGGATTATCGCATGGAACAGCCCAGTATGATGGCCACATCTGATTAAAGTACTTTTACGGATCAAAATGAagagaaaaacattttaaaagacAATCACATTTATAGTAGACTCGTGGTTGATTGCACGGAATGATCGTCCTTAAACGATGACCACAGATTTTCACCTTATGTTTTAATCCTTCATCATTTACTTCCCATTCTAATCCAGTCATCAACCAAAACAGATATCACAACCACTCCAACGTTGGAACCCGATAATCTTGTACCAATCTGCTGTTCTCGAAAATTGACCAACGACCACCGCTTCACCGGACGATGCCAACCTCATCGAGCagttcctgacaaacatgagtCGGGAAAATGGGTTGAGCGAACATAAGAAGAATGCGAGTTTCCAGCAAAGCACTTTCTCCTCGACGGACCGATTTCGGACGATGACGACAACGACGATGACCACGCTAAGACTAATGGGTGTTATCTAATCCTGCTTCATCAATTTGGATTAATTTTCCTTTTTCGGTTATTTTGGAAATGTTACCCGGGAAAGGTGATGATGTATGCTTTGATTGGTGGGCGTGTGTGGGTGGGGGCGGTGATCATTAAAATTTGACCACTCTGAGCCAAAAGCTTATTTTTCCCTTCCAGGAGGATGCGCTACTGCTTCGAGGAACACATCCGTAGGGGAGACTGGGGAAACTTGATGCCATGTATCTAATGTGGCTGTAGCTCTGTTGGGAAACAATAATTTGACGAGATTTCTTCACAGGCTCTCAAGAAAACATGTTTTATACGATTATACATAATTAAATGGTTCTAAATAGCGTTGAAAGTACTCCCAACATTGTTCTTCTAATGTCATATATGACAAAGCGTTTCAAAAAGTTATATTACA
It contains:
- the LOC5565729 gene encoding protein N-terminal asparagine amidohydrolase, whose translation is MVLVLNGVLQDDCPMDTHSLFVQHPVYRETATQFLSIPTKTVGAPGLLYVCQREMAAVAPHDKNVNIIGSDDATTCVIVVVRHSGSGAVALAHLDGTGTDEAVSTMVARVQELAFGYPEGRIELQLIGGFKDSQGYAEDLFSNIMQSFHKHPLEIDLTQACVGELNTILRGDLNWPIIYGIGVNVKTGEIFPATFPDKGPDLQLRMARHFTGGHQVLDIYDSTVGMLRIGPFNYDPLRGVDLWLSQSDEFILQHLSTSPEVEPPHFAMQVRATLRYIQDNQFPAVTVFRNNNPHYFRRDETTGCWAPVRF